A single window of Eucalyptus grandis isolate ANBG69807.140 chromosome 1, ASM1654582v1, whole genome shotgun sequence DNA harbors:
- the LOC120291130 gene encoding pentatricopeptide repeat-containing protein At1g63400-like, producing the protein MKPTNVCAASSIFLLLRAPAAISSESSSHSILHLPHPSHLPFSSRRRRRFSSTPNPNLDDPSCFLSYVSRNCRAGGGGGGGGGVFTSVGDALCCFGKMIKASPLPSPWDFSLLLGAIVRMKHYSTAIRLIEQLPSLGIEGDVALLNIWINCFCRLKRVDMGLSILGRIFKLGFHIDVVTWNTLIDGLFIQGKTDQALRFLDDMGRNGPEPDETTYAIIAKGLCRTGNTRLAIELLRDWEERSYSINSFAYGIIIDSLCKKGFIIEALRLHGIMSKKEVEPNVVTYNTLIHGLCDVGQMEDALILLKEMTSGGIQPDIFTYSSLVHYLCKLGQWKDATVLLEKMMKSGIEPNVVTYTSVIQGVCNSGQLKEAQRLLSHMVQSRVMPNVQTFNILVDAHCKEGMLVEAEAIINQMIQLGKMPDSFTYSTLMNGYCLQNRMDDAMAVLNLMVERGCSPNVVSYNTLINGYCKGKRVDKSKMLFQEMLQRGLNPDVITYNTLINGYCQVGNLEAAGELINEMRSCDLYLDHYTLNSFLDGLCKTQQIDKAMILLRKMEGSKFVPNIVTYNIIMNGMCNAGKLNDAKGLFDCLNARGLQPDVQTYNIVTHGLCKGGCMEEAYQLLKEMEGNGCIPDGVTYNTIIQGLLRNKENARAAQLVGEMVERGFSANVGTMELWVKYLVTNGTTSPSSSSRTLHCV; encoded by the coding sequence ATGAAGCCAACGAATGTCTGCGctgcttcttccatcttcctccttcttcgtGCTCCAGCTGCCATCTCCAGCGAGTCGTCATCCCATTCCATCCTCCATCTCCCTCATCCTTCTCATCTCCCTTTCTCGTCTCGCCGTCGTCGGAGGTTTTCCTCGACCCCTAACCCCAATTTAGACGACCCGAGTTGTTTCTTGAGTTACGTGAGCAGAAATTGCagagctggtggtggtggtggtggtggtggtggtgtgtTTACGAGTGTCGGTGATGCCCTGTGTTGTTTCGGTAAAATGATAAAGGCGAGCCCTTTGCCTTCCCCCTGGGATTTCAGTCTACTGTTGGGCGCTATAGTGAGGATGAAGCACTACTCGACCGCCATCCGATTGATTGAGCAGCTGCCTTCTTTGGGGATCGAGGGTGATGTTGCCTTGCTCAATATTTGGATAAATTGCTTCTGCCGGTTAAAGCGGGTCGATATGGGCTTGTCTATTCTGGGCAGAATCTTCAAGCTTGGGTTTCACATCGATGTGGTGACGTGGAACACCCTGATTGATGGTCTCTTTATTCAGGGCAAAACTGATCAAGCCTTGAGGTTCCTCGATGATATGGGACGAAATGGCCCCGAACCTGATGAGACCACGTATGCCATAATCGCCAAGGGGTTATGCAGGACGGGTAACACCAGATTGGCGATCGAATTGCTAAGGGACTGGGAAGAGAGAAGCTACAGCATCAATTCCTTCGCATACGGCATAATAATAGATAGTCTTTGCAAGAAGGGATTCATCATAGAGGCGTTGAGACTCCACGGCATTATGAGCAAGAAAGAAGTCGAACCAAATGTCGTTACTTATAACACCTTGATCCATGGTCTGTGCGATGTAGGCCAGATGGAAGATGCTCTCATATTGTTGAAAGAGATGACAAGCGGAGGCATCCAACCCGACATATTCACTTATAGCTCCTTGGTTCATTACTTGTGCAAGCTAGGCCAATGGAAAGATGCTACAGtattgttggagaagatgatgaagtcAGGAATTGAACCGAACGTCGTTACTTATACCTCTGTCATTCAAGGAGTGTGCAATTCCGGCCAATTGAAAGAGGCCCAAAGACTGCTGAGTCATATGGTGCAAAGCAGAGTCATGCCCAATGTTCAAACCTTCAATATTCTGGTGGATGCACATTGTAAAGAGGGAATGCTTGTAGAAGCAGAGGCCATAATCAACCAGATGATTCAATTAGGTAAAATGCCTGATAGTTTCACTTATAGTACATTGATGAATGGTTATTGTTTGCAAAATAGGATGGATGATGCTATGGCGGTTCTTAATTTGATGGTTGAAAGAGGCTGCTCACCTAATGTCGTTTCTTATAACACATTGATTAATGGATACTGCAAAGGGAAAAGAGTTGACAAGTCAAAGATGCTTTTCCAAGAAATGCTTCAAAGGGGCTTGAATCCTGATGTCATCACGTACAACACTCTCATAAATGGATATTGCCAGGTTGGGAACCTTGAAGCCGCGGGGGAGCTAATTAACGAGATGCGATCTTGCGATCTGTATCTAGATCATTATACCTTGAATTCTTTCCTGGATGGCCTGTGTAAAACGCAACAGATTGACAAGGCCATGATATTGCTTCGAAAGATGGAAGGTTCCaaatttgtcccaaacattgtgACTTACAATATTATAATGAACGGCATGTGTAATGCCGGAAAGCTCAACGATGCTAAGGGgttgtttgattgtttgaatGCTCGAGGCTTGCAACCTGATGTGCAGACATATAATATTGTCACGCATGGATTGTGCAAAGGAGGATGCATGGAGGAAGCATATCAGCTGCTAAAGGAGATGGAAGGAAATGGATGCATTCCAGATGGTGTCACTTATAACACCATTATCCAAGGGCTtctaagaaataaagaaaatgcgaGAGCAGCACAACTTGTTGGAGAAATGGTCGAAAGGGGTTTTTCTGCAAACGTAGGGACGATGGAGTTGTGGGTTAAGTATCTTGTGACGAATGGAactacttctccttcttcttccagTCGGACTCTCCATTGTGTGTGA